From Natronospira bacteriovora, one genomic window encodes:
- a CDS encoding YeiH family protein: MKKQGLLLATTLGVSVSLVAWWLSQFEAIATRLPVSAALLAILLGLALAPWAARRPGFGPGLKFAAGDLLKLGVVLLGLRLSLAELWQIGASVWVLVLLVIVSGLLLMALLSRLLALPARLGILLGVGTAICGASAIAATAPGIQARSEETAYAIACVALFGLLATLAYPLLFHFLLDDPRLVGMALGAAIHDTAQVTGAALMYEQSQQAPEALSSATVTKLMRNLGILAVVPLAIWWARRGEATKGAGPAFPLFILGFIALVGLRSLGDALFGADQAHWQQFLSLAGQLSALLFAIALAAMGLGIRLSALRALGPRPAIAALSTAVLVGVVAIAWLQFFMP; encoded by the coding sequence GTGAAAAAACAGGGCCTGCTGTTGGCCACCACGCTGGGGGTTTCAGTCAGTTTGGTGGCCTGGTGGCTGAGCCAGTTTGAAGCCATTGCGACACGGCTGCCGGTCAGTGCCGCCTTGCTGGCCATCCTGCTTGGCCTCGCCCTGGCGCCCTGGGCGGCGCGCCGACCCGGGTTCGGGCCCGGCCTTAAATTCGCCGCCGGGGACCTGCTGAAACTCGGGGTGGTGCTGCTGGGGCTGCGGCTCAGCCTGGCCGAGCTGTGGCAGATCGGGGCTTCGGTCTGGGTGCTGGTACTGCTGGTCATTGTCAGCGGGCTGCTGTTGATGGCCCTGCTCAGCCGCTTGCTGGCTCTGCCGGCGCGGCTTGGCATCCTGCTCGGTGTGGGCACCGCGATCTGCGGCGCCTCGGCCATTGCGGCGACCGCGCCAGGCATCCAGGCGCGCAGCGAAGAAACCGCCTACGCCATTGCCTGCGTGGCCCTGTTCGGCCTGTTGGCCACGCTTGCCTATCCCCTGCTGTTTCACTTCCTGCTCGACGACCCGCGCCTGGTCGGCATGGCCCTGGGCGCTGCCATCCATGACACCGCCCAGGTCACCGGCGCAGCCCTGATGTACGAACAGAGCCAGCAGGCACCGGAGGCCCTGAGCAGCGCCACGGTCACCAAGCTGATGCGCAACCTGGGCATCCTGGCCGTGGTGCCCCTGGCCATCTGGTGGGCCCGGCGGGGGGAGGCTACGAAAGGCGCTGGGCCGGCCTTCCCGCTCTTCATCCTCGGCTTCATCGCCCTGGTCGGCCTGCGTAGCCTGGGTGATGCCCTGTTCGGCGCGGACCAGGCGCACTGGCAGCAGTTCCTGTCCCTGGCCGGCCAGCTCAGCGCCCTGCTCTTCGCCATCGCCCTGGCCGCCATGGGCCTGGGAATCCGTCTGTCTGCCCTCCGCGCCCTGGGACCACGCCCGGCTATCGCCGCCCTGAGTACCGCCGTGCTGGTTGGTGTTGTCGCCATTGCCTGGCTGCAGTTTTTCATGCCCTAG
- a CDS encoding DUF885 domain-containing protein, with protein sequence MSRSYSLIPASLILALLAACATPVEREREAASDALHVAFDDYFDTQIERNPLYATFLGDHRFNDRLAITIAPDYRVETLAIEKEYLQRVEAIDPELLDHQDRLSREIFIREREGAIRGYQFPSHLLPLNQFRNMGNTMAQLGSGQGAQPFNNEGDYRNFIGRMQDFERWVDQAIANMREGMAAGVVQPGILMERTADQLRAHMVDEPEDSLFWAPMKELPGDMSDSARASLKSDYRQAISDTLIPSYRRLHAFILDEYLPQTLPVDGMHGLPDGDAWYAHLVAQTTTTDLSPAEIHEIGLAEVERIHGEIHQVMADVDFDGSLHDFFEFTATDPQFYVSEPEYLIQAYEDLREFVDEAAKELFDLTPEADYEIRPVEPFRERSAAGASYMRPAADRSRPGIFYVNTYDLSARPLWAVESLFLHEAVPGHHFQIALQQEQDHLPRFRQFGGNTAFIEGWALYAEAIGPEMGLYEDPYQYFGMLNAELWRAIRLVVDTGLHYHGWTREEVLDYMFANSAVGEARAVSEAERYMAIPSQALAYKIGQLEIQRLRRAAEEALGDRFDVRRFHNMILSNGAVPLDILEDEVQRWVDEQRS encoded by the coding sequence ATGTCCCGTTCATACTCACTGATTCCCGCCAGCCTGATCCTTGCACTGCTAGCGGCCTGCGCCACCCCCGTGGAGCGCGAGCGCGAAGCGGCATCCGATGCATTGCATGTCGCCTTCGATGACTATTTCGACACACAGATCGAGCGCAACCCTCTGTATGCAACCTTCCTTGGCGATCATCGTTTCAATGACCGTCTCGCCATTACCATTGCGCCCGACTACCGGGTTGAAACCCTGGCCATCGAGAAGGAATATCTGCAGCGGGTGGAGGCCATCGACCCCGAGCTGCTGGATCACCAGGATCGCCTCAGCCGGGAGATCTTCATCCGCGAGCGGGAGGGCGCCATCCGAGGCTACCAGTTTCCCTCCCACCTGCTTCCCCTCAATCAGTTCCGGAACATGGGCAACACCATGGCCCAGCTGGGTTCCGGTCAGGGTGCCCAGCCTTTCAACAATGAAGGCGACTACCGCAACTTCATCGGCCGCATGCAGGATTTCGAGCGCTGGGTCGACCAGGCCATCGCAAACATGCGCGAGGGCATGGCCGCCGGCGTGGTTCAGCCCGGCATCCTGATGGAGCGCACCGCCGATCAGCTCCGCGCGCACATGGTCGATGAGCCTGAGGACAGCCTGTTCTGGGCACCCATGAAGGAACTGCCCGGCGACATGAGTGACTCGGCCCGGGCCTCATTGAAGAGCGACTATCGCCAGGCCATCAGTGATACGCTGATCCCCAGCTATCGTCGCCTGCACGCCTTCATTCTAGATGAATACCTGCCCCAGACCCTGCCGGTGGATGGCATGCACGGCCTGCCGGACGGTGACGCCTGGTACGCGCATCTGGTGGCACAGACCACCACCACCGATCTCAGCCCGGCGGAAATTCACGAGATTGGCCTCGCGGAAGTGGAACGCATCCATGGTGAAATCCACCAGGTGATGGCCGACGTGGATTTCGACGGTAGCCTCCACGATTTCTTCGAATTCACGGCCACCGATCCCCAGTTCTATGTGAGTGAACCCGAGTACCTCATCCAGGCCTATGAGGATCTGCGTGAATTCGTTGACGAAGCGGCCAAGGAACTCTTTGACCTTACCCCCGAGGCCGATTACGAAATCCGCCCCGTGGAGCCCTTCCGGGAACGCAGTGCCGCCGGCGCGTCCTACATGCGCCCGGCCGCCGATCGTTCCCGGCCCGGCATCTTCTATGTGAACACCTATGACCTGTCTGCTCGCCCCCTGTGGGCGGTGGAATCCCTGTTCCTGCATGAAGCCGTGCCGGGGCATCATTTCCAGATCGCCCTGCAGCAGGAACAGGATCACCTGCCGCGCTTCCGCCAGTTCGGCGGCAACACCGCCTTCATCGAGGGCTGGGCCCTGTATGCGGAGGCCATTGGGCCTGAAATGGGTCTCTACGAGGATCCCTATCAGTATTTCGGCATGCTCAATGCCGAACTGTGGCGGGCAATCCGCCTGGTGGTGGATACCGGCCTGCATTACCACGGCTGGACCCGGGAAGAGGTGCTCGACTACATGTTCGCCAACTCCGCCGTGGGCGAGGCCCGGGCGGTGTCGGAAGCCGAGCGCTACATGGCGATTCCCAGCCAGGCACTGGCCTACAAGATCGGGCAGCTGGAAATCCAGCGCCTGCGACGAGCGGCGGAAGAGGCGCTGGGTGATCGCTTTGACGTTCGCCGTTTCCACAACATGATCCTGAGCAACGGCGCCGTGCCGCTGGACATCCTGGAAGACGAAGTACAGCGCTGGGTCGATGAACAGCGAAGCTGA
- a CDS encoding DUF4919 domain-containing protein — MKTPNHAIRLLILAFLVTALGACATPTAAPEDTEASEPAVAEIWQPDPAAEARYIELVETAQRDPGAVDFAELRELYIRTHFYQPYAGAEQQFSAGMFRALENRRDGEALNLAARILEENYVSLDAHYVARQVYANRGDQRRRDRHDQTLRALFQVIRASGDGESRATAYRVISSQELNTFISLYGLDMIENELAVDELGPFDRVVAHDPRRDREFEIWFDITPQWTRGFDGF, encoded by the coding sequence ATGAAAACTCCAAACCATGCGATCCGTTTGCTGATTCTGGCCTTTCTTGTGACGGCCCTGGGTGCCTGTGCCACCCCGACCGCCGCACCCGAGGACACAGAAGCGAGCGAGCCCGCCGTCGCGGAGATCTGGCAGCCTGACCCGGCTGCGGAGGCCCGCTACATCGAGCTGGTGGAAACCGCCCAGCGAGATCCGGGGGCGGTGGATTTTGCCGAGCTGCGCGAGCTGTACATTCGCACTCACTTCTATCAGCCCTACGCCGGTGCCGAACAGCAGTTCTCTGCCGGCATGTTCCGTGCCCTGGAGAATCGGCGTGATGGCGAAGCCCTGAATCTGGCCGCCCGTATCCTGGAGGAGAATTACGTCTCCCTGGATGCCCATTACGTGGCCCGCCAGGTCTACGCCAATCGCGGAGATCAGCGTCGTCGCGACCGTCATGACCAGACCTTGCGCGCCCTGTTTCAGGTCATCCGGGCCAGCGGCGACGGTGAAAGCCGCGCCACCGCCTACCGGGTCATCAGTTCCCAGGAGCTCAACACCTTCATATCCCTGTACGGTCTCGACATGATCGAGAATGAACTGGCGGTGGACGAGCTGGGCCCCTTCGACCGCGTGGTGGCCCATGATCCCCGCCGGGATCGGGAGTTCGAGATCTGGTTCGACATCACGCCCCAGTGGACCCGCGGTTTCGACGGTTTCTGA
- a CDS encoding ligand-binding sensor domain-containing diguanylate cyclase — translation MTRAFGILLSLFALPVSFAVQAAEQASIPSMAEGMAEKRFQDFVRDVWSLEAGLPQITVSTIAQGPEGYIWVGTQQGLARFDGVRFTTFTPDRASALPGSYIQSLHTDSRDRLWVGTYKGVALYHKREFHPVPGPPGPDGLAMELNVLAIAETPQGEILVGAEEGLFRVRDRRLEPLRLPEPDSITAIYPDNGVMMLGAIGRYWQYDGQNFSTATALPEDRRSARILDFARHADALWIATSAGAFRHDGDALQPVNDPDWLPSQPVTALFRDANDTLWVAADRALLRYRGGRLFEEIDPGHPNAHRQIQSMAQDHEGSLWLGSFRDGLARYWSGWTERFNEPQGLHEPLVWSVADAGDGDVWVGTNDGLSRLHDGRYRLVVPGAELPHPHAYTLHVGPEGLWIGTRQGLTILDPESGELRVPEALRALDAYQINGVIPAGPHGRYFFTTTQGLHLLDDTGRLRRISDRIGSRHVRQLRLEANGNLLVATNSGLFAGHPRNLVRLDDRVGLDPGADYAAIHRLDAETVVVSTIDAGLYVGRRGQWHHLTTEQGLPTNASYFVTDDGEAHLWVAGFHGLYRLPLQEILAVAAGERRNVNAEMILSESGRHIGSQQAFCCNGAGHAKGLMRADGLWLPTRGGAVRIRPDGIERNPYPPVTLVERVRFDHAWHELLPDQSLNLPLGSRDLEFEFTALSFQDPRSVRLRFRLAGYDQQWRDLENVFQRSAAYTNLPPGDYRFEVQAANNAGVWTENGAGMPFTVPPRFHETLWFQAVPVALAILLFLLGYRWRVSQLRRRQVLLEQEVQERTEQLRVSNNRLVEANRALRDASQTDALTGLRNRRYLYGQMARDLAHFERIRDRLPEDDLVLVFALVDVDHFKRINDELGHRSGDLVLRQFGDRLESIVRTGDYVVRWGGEEFLVVFREMRRDCTETIVSRLQDKLQREPYRVDERDGIRVTASVGFAEYPLRPESEGSSLSWEALVDLADHALYQVKRNGRNGWATLRPGREKDPIEFLRTVRTDLEPAISDGRVLLRGSWIADRARAEAESRQESRDSKG, via the coding sequence ATGACACGTGCTTTCGGGATTTTGCTGTCCCTGTTCGCCCTGCCCGTCTCCTTTGCCGTTCAGGCCGCCGAACAGGCGTCAATTCCGTCCATGGCCGAAGGCATGGCGGAAAAGCGATTCCAGGATTTCGTCCGTGATGTCTGGTCCCTCGAGGCCGGTCTGCCCCAGATTACCGTCAGCACCATCGCCCAGGGCCCGGAAGGTTATATCTGGGTGGGTACGCAACAAGGCCTGGCCCGTTTTGACGGCGTGCGCTTCACCACCTTCACTCCCGACCGGGCGTCGGCGCTTCCCGGCAGCTATATCCAGTCCCTCCATACCGATTCCCGTGATCGCCTCTGGGTCGGTACCTACAAGGGTGTGGCCCTCTACCACAAGCGTGAATTTCACCCGGTACCCGGCCCGCCGGGGCCGGATGGTCTGGCCATGGAACTCAATGTCCTTGCCATTGCCGAGACGCCTCAGGGAGAAATCCTTGTCGGCGCCGAGGAAGGCCTGTTCCGGGTTCGTGATCGTCGCCTGGAGCCACTTCGCCTGCCCGAGCCGGACAGCATCACGGCCATCTATCCTGACAATGGCGTCATGATGCTCGGCGCCATCGGCCGTTACTGGCAATACGACGGTCAGAACTTTTCCACGGCCACGGCCTTGCCCGAAGACCGGCGCTCAGCGCGCATTCTTGATTTTGCCCGACATGCGGATGCCTTGTGGATCGCCACCAGTGCGGGGGCCTTCCGGCATGATGGCGATGCCCTGCAGCCGGTGAATGACCCCGACTGGCTGCCCAGCCAGCCGGTGACCGCACTGTTCCGGGATGCCAATGACACCCTTTGGGTGGCAGCCGACCGTGCCCTGCTGCGCTATCGCGGGGGTCGCCTGTTCGAGGAGATCGATCCCGGCCACCCCAATGCCCATCGCCAGATCCAGAGCATGGCCCAGGACCATGAAGGCAGCCTCTGGCTGGGCAGCTTCCGTGACGGCCTGGCCCGCTACTGGAGTGGCTGGACGGAGCGATTCAATGAACCCCAGGGCCTGCACGAACCCCTGGTCTGGAGTGTGGCCGATGCCGGTGACGGCGATGTCTGGGTGGGCACCAATGACGGCCTGAGCCGGCTGCACGACGGGCGCTATCGGCTGGTGGTGCCGGGGGCCGAATTGCCCCATCCCCATGCCTATACACTCCATGTCGGCCCCGAAGGGCTGTGGATCGGCACCCGCCAGGGCCTGACAATTCTTGATCCGGAAAGCGGTGAGCTGCGGGTGCCGGAGGCGTTGCGTGCCCTGGACGCCTACCAGATCAATGGCGTCATCCCGGCCGGTCCCCACGGGCGCTATTTCTTTACCACCACCCAGGGCTTGCATCTGCTGGATGACACAGGCCGCCTTCGGCGCATTTCGGATCGTATTGGCAGCCGACACGTCAGGCAGCTGCGCCTGGAGGCCAATGGCAATCTGCTGGTGGCCACCAACAGTGGCCTGTTTGCCGGTCACCCCCGGAACCTGGTTCGCCTTGACGACCGGGTGGGCCTCGACCCGGGTGCCGATTACGCGGCCATTCACCGCCTCGATGCCGAGACCGTTGTCGTCAGCACCATCGATGCCGGCCTCTATGTCGGCCGACGCGGTCAATGGCATCACCTCACCACCGAACAGGGCCTGCCCACCAATGCCAGCTATTTCGTCACCGACGATGGCGAGGCCCATCTCTGGGTGGCCGGTTTTCACGGCCTTTACCGGCTTCCCCTGCAGGAGATTCTCGCTGTCGCGGCCGGTGAGCGTCGCAACGTCAACGCGGAAATGATACTCAGCGAAAGCGGGCGTCACATCGGCAGCCAACAGGCTTTCTGCTGCAATGGCGCCGGGCACGCCAAGGGTCTGATGCGAGCGGATGGTCTCTGGTTGCCCACGCGCGGCGGGGCAGTGCGCATCCGGCCGGACGGCATCGAACGCAACCCCTACCCACCGGTCACGCTGGTGGAGCGGGTACGCTTCGATCATGCATGGCATGAGCTGTTGCCGGATCAGTCCCTGAACCTCCCCCTGGGCTCCCGGGATCTGGAGTTCGAGTTCACCGCTTTGAGCTTCCAGGATCCCAGAAGCGTGCGTCTGCGGTTCCGGCTCGCCGGTTACGACCAGCAATGGCGCGATCTTGAGAATGTGTTTCAGCGCTCGGCGGCCTACACGAACCTTCCCCCCGGGGACTACCGCTTCGAGGTGCAGGCAGCGAACAATGCCGGCGTGTGGACGGAAAACGGGGCCGGAATGCCTTTCACCGTCCCGCCTCGTTTCCATGAGACCCTCTGGTTTCAGGCCGTGCCGGTGGCGCTGGCGATCCTCCTCTTCCTGCTCGGCTACCGCTGGCGGGTGAGCCAGTTGCGCCGCCGCCAGGTTCTGCTCGAGCAGGAGGTCCAGGAACGCACCGAACAGCTGCGTGTCAGCAACAATCGCCTGGTCGAGGCCAACCGCGCCCTGCGAGATGCCAGCCAGACCGACGCCCTGACCGGTCTTCGAAATCGCCGTTATCTCTATGGCCAGATGGCCCGGGATCTGGCCCATTTCGAGCGTATTCGTGATCGTCTGCCCGAAGATGACCTGGTTCTGGTCTTTGCCCTGGTGGATGTGGATCACTTCAAGCGCATCAATGATGAGCTGGGCCACCGATCGGGGGATCTGGTATTGCGTCAGTTCGGCGATCGCCTCGAGAGCATCGTGCGAACCGGGGATTACGTGGTTCGCTGGGGTGGCGAAGAGTTTCTGGTGGTCTTCCGCGAAATGCGCCGGGACTGCACTGAAACCATCGTCTCCCGCCTGCAGGACAAGCTGCAACGCGAGCCTTACCGCGTGGATGAGCGCGACGGCATACGGGTCACCGCCTCGGTGGGGTTTGCCGAATACCCCCTGCGGCCGGAGAGCGAAGGCAGTTCCCTCAGCTGGGAGGCCCTGGTGGATCTGGCCGATCACGCTCTCTATCAGGTCAAGCGCAACGGCCGTAACGGCTGGGCCACGCTGCGACCCGGTCGCGAGAAGGATCCCATCGAATTCCTGCGCACCGTGCGCACTGATCTCGAACCCGCCATCAGCGACGGCCGTGTACTGCTGCGTGGCAGCTGGATCGCGGATCGGGCCCGGGCCGAAGCGGAAAGCCGGCAGGAAAGCAGAGACAGCAAGGGCTGA
- a CDS encoding Smr/MutS family protein — MAKLKLDLHDIFNQGERIEAALNRLMDEAEEKKIKTVEIIPGKGSGQLKKRVLKFLERPEIKRRYHRIDKDSRNFGRMFVHFRY, encoded by the coding sequence ATGGCGAAGCTGAAACTGGATCTGCATGACATCTTCAACCAGGGTGAAAGAATCGAGGCGGCCCTGAACCGCCTCATGGACGAGGCGGAGGAAAAGAAGATCAAGACGGTCGAAATCATACCCGGCAAGGGCTCGGGCCAGCTCAAGAAACGGGTCCTCAAGTTCCTCGAACGGCCGGAGATCAAGCGGCGCTATCACCGCATCGACAAGGACAGCAGGAACTTCGGCCGCATGTTCGTCCACTTCCGTTACTAG